Below is a window of Brassica napus cultivar Da-Ae chromosome A5, Da-Ae, whole genome shotgun sequence DNA.
CAGTAGACCCAGTGACCAGAGAAGTCTCCTGCTGCAACAGCTGGTCCAAAGGAACGTGCTGGGTTCATGGATCCACCGGAGAATGGACCAGCAGCGAGGATGTTGGCACCGACGATTAGACCAATGGCCAGAGGAGCGATGGTTCCAAGAGAACCTTTCTTGGGATCAGCGGCAGTGGCATAGACGGTGTAGACCAAAGCGAAGGTGATGATGATCTCCATCACTACTCCTTCTATCGCTCCTACTCCAGCAGCAACGCTGTGGGTTGGAACAGCCTGCATTTTACCATAGTTTAagtgtttgttaattttatgaGTTTCTACTAATTAAACAGCATCAGTAGTTGTATATTAGTGGAAAGGAAACCTTAGAAAATTCTAATAACGTTCATTTGAATTAgacaaaaactttaaacaaaTCAGACAGAAACGGACAAACGAAAGCTATTAAATTAGAATATGAAGTTTTCTTTGTTGACCTTGTTAACTGTATATCTTCTCTAtcaaaagagaagtaccatttttatctactataaaATAGTCATACTAGAAGTCTAGGTCTATATAttcaaataacttttttattgtttacattagtttatttaatgtataacatttctaaataattataaggatattaataacaaatccattttaactataaatttaaattttagttttaggaataacaaaatctgttgagaaaaaatctaacaaaatcttttaaaaaatttaaatattcttttaattaatgCACTTATTAATTTCGCaattagtagtataatattattataaattaattttaattaaatttttattataaacaaaataatgaaattatatgctaattttataaattttataagtatattctacattatattaaaatagaaataattaatgaattacatattaaaattatgttgaattggtaaaccaatatattttgaaaaatagtttcattaagataaataaataaaatattattcaccGTTTAAAGTgactaaaatatcattcaccttttaaaatgattaatattcataaattaagtaataatttttacaaaaaataaaactgttaacatatgttaaattttaatatttagaactatatatcatgtgttaagttatttttaaaattgacagcaatatattattataaattattatatacaaaataatataaaattttatatctataaatGAAATGTTACCCGCACGGATGTGCGGGTTAGAATCTAGTTGTCATTATGTTGTAACCTAATTTATAAGATTGAGATTGTCTTCCAAAAACCTAGactatgttattttttttttttacaaaaaaggGTGTTATGTTTTGTAGACCAACAACGAAGTTATTGAAGTTATGTCATTGTAGCCTTGTTAGTCtacaaaacataacaaaaagtctacaaaacataacaaaaaaaaaaattagaagtttgttcaaaaaaataacaagGAAGTTATGTCATTGTAACTTTGTTggtttacaaaagaaaataatttttttttattaaaaggtttaTTTTGATAGAAATCATTAGTAGAGATTTAATTGACGCACTTCTTCTTCTATTAATTTTGActggtggaaaaaaaaaaaagcgattTTATTGTCCTAGTAAGGACGTTGTGATGAGTACATACCAAACCACCGGTGACGTATTTAAGAAGGAAGCAAGCGGCGGTAGAGCCGAGAAGCTGAGCCACCCAGTAGAAAACTCCGGTGATTAGGGTGATTTGACCACCGACAGCGAGCCCAAAAGTGACGGCTGGGTTCACATGGCCACCGGAGATATTGGCTCCGACTGCAACCGCCACGAAGAGGGCGAAACCATGGCACACCGCGATGGCGACAAGCCCCGGGGTATCAAGAGCCGCATCTGACGTCAGCTTCGCTGTATACATAAATGTGACACATTCATTAAGAATAATGGACCCACTGTTACGGATTATGAAAGATTATTTAGATATGCTTAGTTACGAACCGTAGGCAATGGCGGAACCAACACCAGCGAAAACAAAGAGCAAAGTGGAGATGAACTCAGCCAGGTAAGCTCTTAGAGAAGCCAAGCTGAAAGAATCATCAAAAGAACCAAAGGCAAGTCCAGCCATTGTTTTAGATGAAAACTGAAGAAGAGGAAgtgtttgaagtttttttttttgcttaatgaagaagatgataagACTTTTTGCATGCCACTGTCTTTTTATATAGGCGTACCGTCATATATCCATGcataatgtatattttaaaactaatcttCTATGAGTTTATTTTTGTGGTGGGTTGGATACAGATTAATAAATGATTTCATGTGTGTTTCCATTTTACTCTATAGTTGCCTAAAAagactaaaataataaaattgatcTGGAATACTCTAGAGAAACAAATAGGAACATACATATTCACAGTTTCACACATAAATAGTAGTTCATTTTTATCAGAATGCAATCATACGATATAATTCATGACCTATTATTAGTCTTTACGAATTTTTCATTATCTAAACTAGCTACAAAGGAACATTAGTGCGACAAAAAGCGAATACTCAAGTTAAAATGAAAGTAGGGTTATCAATCAAATTGTTTCAAGTGATGATTGGTtcattagttaaaatatataggAAAAATCTCAAAATACCAATTTTATGATTTAATTTACAAGATACCATCCAAatccaaaatttagaaatatactacaactttaaatttatgatgttttaaaaaaaaattccaatgaGTTTCTAATCAGTTAGATCATGATTAATAGGGGTTCTTAGAATGAGGTTTTTAGGGTggattcttagcggaatataaaaaactgtcttttaacttttaattaaaaatgctaagaaccggttcttaaatatcttatttaaaaatcggttcttggttttttaattaaaaattaagagacggattcttatattccgcttaGAATCTCACCTTAAGAAACcctccattaatcatgctcttactaACTCTTTCTGAAGTTTTAAAATTCTTCTTAATTAGATTTAAAGTTTGTATGTTTTGGGAGtttttaaaatgtgatttttgGAAATGAAACTTATGTTATATTGTTTTCCGAATGAACTTTGAGctatatattagtttttttgttaataaaaataaattaactgaTAATGTTTTACATAGAGCGGCGGATGTCTCAAAAAATTAGTCAACAATTTGGATCAGATTTGTTCATTTTAGTAAAAAATGGCCGGTTTAAAATAGTGGCCGGTTTGAAGTGATTGAAATtaaggtggtggtggtggacctAAAAGACAGAGGagcttcaaaatttgaaaaaggaTGTAGAACATAAAGATGAGATTGGACTCGAGGGACAAGAAAACAAATGGATACGAACGACAAGTATGAGCTGTAATCAATGTGTATGGGTGATAGATCAGCCAAAACATGATGTGGTTGCATGTGACATGCTACTCTTTTTTTCCCTGTGATTTGATCAGATTTTGAAGATGTGACCCATTTATGATTATATTCCATTTCACAATGTTATCTTGGGCCCCTCTACTATTTACCCATTCTATGAACATTCTCAATCATATTAATTGATTCTCCATCTTGTACATTCTTCACACTTATTGAATCCAGAGTTAGCTAGATGTTGTCGTTTCATCAAACTTAAAGATAAAATATATCTAACAACGTTAACATTCATTAACGTCAAATTTACACATTTTGGATTCTAAATTTGTTTAATCAGAAATTTTAGGTTTTATAATAAGAACATAcgataaatgtaaatattttggtaatacaaaacaaaaagttgTTAGGTCTTTTAAATTATACGTTAGGGATGTACATTAGTCGCGACTATTTTAGAATATGCTATTTTCTTTATCATCAACTTTTTTTACTTCCTTTAGTTCAGAAAGAAGATTTTCAGCTTTCTCAAAAACAATCATATGTTATGTTTTACCAAGAAAAATCATgtgttatgtttttttggtaTGAATGTTAAGACAATATCATATGTTTTGTTGAGATGGGAATGGCatgttttgattgttttacGTCTATATATACACTTTTCTTCAACTATTGTGGTTCTTACTACAAGAAACTCAAGACATCTTTGATTACAAAGTTCATTGCTGTCACCTTACCAAATATGCCAAGAGTCGTTAGATGGGATCATTATTCTCCTAATTAACTTTACCTGGATGTTAAGCTTGGTTAGTGGAATGATAACCCATTTTCAACTTATCATGactatatattatactatataaCCAAACAATGATGGTTTGTGATTGGTTGTAGGCCGGTGGAATTATACGAATCTTAAGAGTTTAATAAGTTTGATTTTGGGTGTCTCGCCTCCATGCACATGAATCTTTCCAATTTTAGATCTGTTGACATGGTATGTAGCTCAATACTTAATCAACAGCTTTTAATAAAGCTTATTTTGATAAAGCTTATCTTAACAATACTATAACTAACCATTAGGTAATAACTCGCGCCTTGCGTACGGTGAGATTATCAATTTCGTTTTTCTTTTAGATATGAAGACATTAAATCTGACATCAGTTCGGctttatgttgtttttttggttttttatctcctaaaatataattatcattcaatttcatatttattttgcttTGTTCGGTTAAAATGATTGaagttttttcattattttcggtgataaatcaattttttttttggtttcatgttatatgaattttagacaGTTCTGATGTCGAATCAATGGTTTTggtgataaacaaaaaaacgttGATATGAACTAAATGATAAAACAATCATGtttaaagtaaacaaaataggaaactaattttttttcctaaacaaTTTTGTCGTGAAGAGCTCTGTCGAAATGAAGCGTCATCACACTAATTTTCAGAGTGCTGTGAAATTGTCACGTGAaaaatatagtgtg
It encodes the following:
- the LOC106452220 gene encoding aquaporin TIP2-1 produces the protein MAGLAFGSFDDSFSLASLRAYLAEFISTLLFVFAGVGSAIAYAKLTSDAALDTPGLVAIAVCHGFALFVAVAVGANISGGHVNPAVTFGLAVGGQITLITGVFYWVAQLLGSTAACFLLKYVTGGLAVPTHSVAAGVGAIEGVVMEIIITFALVYTVYATAADPKKGSLGTIAPLAIGLIVGANILAAGPFSGGSMNPARSFGPAVAAGDFSGHWVYWVGPLIGGGLAGITYGNVFMTSEHVPLASDF